Proteins encoded together in one Synergistaceae bacterium window:
- a CDS encoding sugar transferase: MTVYNAHRLNYSLMRGIFSVVQIIIDICLYNLVFSFMKINISFEVKAFLTGTMTAFFLFESLYFFRLWTLWDEIKAALRSGLSIFLVSVLFLYTSKIKMSLFALTFGIAIFIPVSLAVRYIFRRVLFSLGLLSTGVIILGAGGAGEIFAQNINLSPFTTRKVLGFLDDDESKCDELIAGVPVLGKLKDFEHIQSQINADEAIIAIPTASRKTLADILNIVEENINSVLYIPDMYMLTTYSAEIRTIDGLPIISASQGLLNPVNRFVKNIFDYIGGFAALTLLLPFMLIIAWKIRHDDGGKALFKHKRVGQNLKPFYLYKFRTMVPNAEQILQEMMKDEKLRAEFQQAFKFKHDPRITSFGKFLRRTSLDELPQIFNVLRGEMSLTGPRPIVEKEIKLYYGYRTAQQIFHVKPGMTGFWQVSGRNDVKDYDERITYDLYYIHNWSVWLDIIILLRTIRAVVRGTGAY, translated from the coding sequence ATGACTGTCTATAACGCACATCGCCTGAATTATTCTTTAATGAGAGGAATATTTTCAGTAGTGCAGATAATTATTGATATATGTTTATATAATCTCGTGTTCTCGTTCATGAAGATAAATATTTCATTTGAAGTAAAAGCCTTCTTAACGGGGACAATGACGGCGTTTTTTTTGTTTGAGTCACTATATTTCTTCAGGCTCTGGACATTATGGGACGAAATAAAAGCTGCTTTGCGTTCGGGATTGTCTATATTTCTTGTCAGCGTCTTGTTTCTCTACACCAGCAAAATAAAAATGTCATTGTTTGCATTAACGTTTGGGATCGCAATTTTTATTCCCGTGAGTCTTGCAGTCAGATACATTTTCAGGCGCGTTTTGTTCTCTCTGGGGTTGCTCTCAACGGGCGTAATCATTCTAGGTGCAGGCGGTGCGGGTGAAATTTTTGCGCAGAATATAAATTTATCGCCATTCACGACTCGTAAAGTTCTGGGATTTCTTGACGATGACGAGTCAAAATGTGATGAATTAATTGCGGGCGTTCCTGTGCTGGGAAAATTAAAAGATTTCGAGCATATCCAATCGCAAATTAACGCAGACGAGGCAATAATCGCAATTCCTACAGCATCAAGAAAAACTCTCGCTGACATTCTCAACATTGTAGAAGAAAATATTAACAGCGTTCTATATATTCCAGATATGTATATGCTTACGACTTACTCGGCAGAAATTCGCACTATTGACGGGCTGCCGATTATATCAGCTTCACAAGGTCTGCTAAATCCCGTGAATCGCTTTGTGAAAAATATTTTTGACTATATCGGAGGCTTTGCGGCACTGACTCTATTGTTGCCGTTCATGTTAATTATTGCGTGGAAGATTAGACACGATGACGGGGGAAAAGCCTTATTCAAGCATAAGAGAGTCGGACAGAATTTAAAGCCGTTCTATCTCTACAAATTTCGCACTATGGTACCGAATGCAGAACAAATTTTGCAGGAAATGATGAAAGATGAGAAATTGCGCGCAGAGTTTCAGCAGGCGTTCAAGTTCAAGCACGATCCGAGAATTACAAGTTTCGGGAAATTTTTACGCCGCACGAGTCTTGATGAACTACCGCAAATTTTTAATGTCTTACGGGGAGAAATGAGTCTAACTGGCCCGCGTCCAATCGTCGAGAAAGAAATAAAATTATATTACGGTTACAGGACAGCACAGCAAATTTTTCACGTTAAGCCCGGTATGACAGGTTTCTGGCAGGTCAGCGGCCGCAATGATGTAAAAGATTATGACGAGAGAATAACTTACGATTTGTATTATATTCATAACTGGTCAGTGTGGCTTGATATTATAATTTTGCTGCGCACTATTAGAGCCGTTGTCAGGGGTACTGGTGCATATTAA